The Tautonia plasticadhaerens nucleotide sequence GCCCGACCGGCGCGAACCGGCCGCCCTCGCGAATCCATTCGTCTCCATCGACACGGCCCACCAATTTCGACCGGGAGCCTTTGATGCGAACCGAGCGGGAGAAGATGCTGGCGGGGGAACTCTACGACCCAATGGATCCGGAGCTCGTCCGGGACCGCGACCGCGCGAGGGACCTCTGCCAGGACCTGAACGCGACCCGGGAGGCGCATGTCGAGGAACGGAGGGATCTGCTGCGTCGCCTCTTCGGCAAGGGGGGGGACACCGTCTGGATGCAGCCGCCGTTCTACTGCGACTACGGGTCGAACATCCTGCTCGGCGAGCGGGTCTTCTTCAACTTCAACTGCGTCGTGCTGGACGTCTGCCGGGTGACGATCGGCGACTACACGCTCTTCGGGCCCGCGGTCCAGGTCTACACGGCGACGCACCCGATGAACGCCGAGCTGCGCCGCAAGCAGGAGTTCGCCAAGCCCATCGAGATCGGCTCCGACGTCTGGGTCGGCGGCGGGGCGATCATCTGCCCGGGGGTCCGGATCGGCTCCCGGTCCGTCATCGGGGCCGGGAGCGTGGTCACCCGGGACGTGCCCGACGGCGTCTTCGCCGCGGGGAACCCCTGCCGGGTGGTCCGGGAGATCACGGAGTAGGGGACGGGCGGTCGGCGGGCTCACTCGGAACCGAAGGACGAGTATTCGAGCATCTGGGCCTCCAGGTCCCTCGGGTACGAGATCGCCACGTCGACGATCTCGCCGTCGTCGCCGTACTCCGGCTCCAGCCGGGGCATGACGAAGCCGGTGTAGGAGGGGAGGTCCAGCGCCTCCACCCGGGAGACGACCTGGTCGCGGAGGTCGGGGTCGAAGGTGATCCCGTAGGTGTCGAACAGCGCCTTGGCGGCGGCGTAATCCCCCTCAGACTTGATCCG carries:
- a CDS encoding sugar O-acetyltransferase produces the protein MRTEREKMLAGELYDPMDPELVRDRDRARDLCQDLNATREAHVEERRDLLRRLFGKGGDTVWMQPPFYCDYGSNILLGERVFFNFNCVVLDVCRVTIGDYTLFGPAVQVYTATHPMNAELRRKQEFAKPIEIGSDVWVGGGAIICPGVRIGSRSVIGAGSVVTRDVPDGVFAAGNPCRVVREITE